In Arachis hypogaea cultivar Tifrunner chromosome 2, arahy.Tifrunner.gnm2.J5K5, whole genome shotgun sequence, a genomic segment contains:
- the LOC112729836 gene encoding putative disease resistance RPP13-like protein 1: MAAKLYGGAYLSPFVDAVLDNLTSIPEDDSVPNGNYSSLELLGRLQNCLYDVGPVLDDAELKQFTDKRVKKWLVDLQDALFMADDLLDELSTKAAIAATQRDPGNSSSWSCLVDSYIEDTGDMEKIVGTLESVVRRKNYLRLKESAKVDMSWRIPSTCLVEPSEICGRKEDKETILKLLLDDDDAADGDLSVIPIVGMGGIGKTTLAQLLYHDDKVKENFDFRGWVCVSEEFDVVKVTKTVIEAITSSSCNLTDLNLLQLDLKEKLSRQKFFIVLDDVWNENYSDWDKLLKPFQKGVKGSKILITTRNKNVASLVQTVSPHELRSLSDEDCWLVFTKHARLSNVSVENPTLEKIGRDIVKKCDGLPLAAQALGGILRGNSDIRYWNHLLKSEIWELSNDRINVVPALRISYYFLPSYLKQCFVYCSLYPKDYEFSKDELMLLWMAENFLQPVGKKAMEEVGGEYFDELIARSFLQPHSTEENKFVMHDLVHDLAITCAGEFYFRAEELRNAVEVDIKARHLSHNAEGNYPMSNLLGVCDRQKHTRTFLEINLNKWSPFNVENAPCIILSQLKYLRALSFKSFPLELVPDSIGELIHLRYLDLSWTDIVALPESLGNLYNLQTLKLYFCRKLKLLPVGMKDLVNLRHLDIRETRLCEMPKGMSKLKSLQFLSDYVVGKHEENKIKELGALVDLHQFISIDELENVVNSNEASMARMFDKDGIDSMMLSWSWNKDENKVDSEMERDILDKLRPHVNLKELKIKGYSGTRFPDWVGHSVYHNITKITLTGCNSCFMLPSLGQFPSMKHLQISDFGSLASVGAEFYFNQNGESCLRTPPFPMLESLSFYSMRCWKEWRSLEFNGFPQLRHLTIRECPMLRGDLPNHLPSLQSLEIRNCKQLSCCVPRSPAMTSLSIEGGNEVRIGELPPLLRELSIEGNHHVESAVEAIMHMQLTCLTSLYIADCSTHIWFPVSAIPPSLQKLTIWYCRELEFQMDGQHHSLQKLSIENSCDSVTSFSLLNSFPNLVRVSIMNCENMESIVVSRSLPCLRSLRICDCESLKSVSTLWMAAPQLQHVEILACPEVDLSPTGDEDPHCSLRSLEISYSEKLVSSAAFMNSQFHGLTHLTIHGEYGDSVKSLPKEGWLPSSLESLTLEGIESVETLECKGLAHLTSLQKLSIWYCDKLENMVGEKLPASLIQLNIWGSPLLGKRCQMKDPQLWPKISHIPAIQVDDTWI; encoded by the exons ATGGCTGCAAAACTTTATGGTGGAGCTTACCTCTCTCCCTTTGTTGATGCTGTTTTGGACAACCTTACTTCAATACCTGAAGATGACTCAGTCCCCAATGGAAACTACTCTTCCCTTGAGTTGCTTGGAAGGTTGCAAAATTGTCTGTATGATGTTGGACCAGTTCTTGATGATGCTGAGCTGAAGCAGTTCACTGACAAGAGAGTCAAGAAGTGGCTTGTTGATCTCCAAGATGCTCTCTTTATGGCTGATGACTTACTTGACGAACTCTCTACTAAAGCCGCTATTGCTGCCACTCAAAGGGATCCAGGTAACTCTTCCTCCTGGTCTTGCCTTGTTGATTCATATATAGAAGATACTGGTGACATGGAAAAAATAGTTGGCACACTAGAGTCTGTTGTAAGACGCAAAAATTATCTTCGTCTGAAGGAGAGTGCCAAGGTGGACATGTCATGGAGAATTCCATCCACATGTCTTGTTGAACCATCGGAGATATGTGGCAGGAAAGAAGACAAGGAGACCATACTGAAACTGTTgttggatgatgatgatgctgctgATGGTGATTTATCTGTGATTCCCATCGTGGGCATGGGCGGAATAGGAAAGACTACTTTGGCCCAATTGCTTTACCACGATGACAAAGTGAAGGAGAATTTTGATTTTCGAGGTTGGGTTTGTGTGTCAGAAGAGTTTGATGTTGTCAAGGTCACCAAGACTGTAATCGAGGCAATAACTTCAAGTTCTTGTAACTTGACAGATTTGAATTTACTTCAGCTTGATTTAAAGGAAAAGTTGTCGAGGCAAAAGTTCTTCATTGTCTTGGACGACGTATGGAATGAAAATTATAGTGATTGGGATAAGCTtctaaaaccttttcaaaaaggGGTTAAGGGAAGTAAAATTCTCATAACTACTAGAAACAAAAATGTGGCTTCTTTAGTGCAGACTGTTTCACCTCATGAACTAAGATCATTGTCCGATGAAGATTGTTGGTTGGTGTTTACAAAGCATGCACGTCTGTCAAATGTTTCTGTCGAGAATCCAACCCTGGAAAAAATCGGCAGAGATATCGTAAAGAAGTGTGATGGATTGCCCTTGGCAGCTCAAGCCCTTGGAGGCATATTGCGTGGAAATTCTGATATCAGATATTGGAATCATTTACTGAAAAGTGAAATCTGGGAACTCTCCAATGACAGAATAAATGTTGTTCCAGCGTTAAGGATAAGTTATTATTTTCTTCCTTCATATTTGAAGCAGTGCTTTGTTTATTGTTCCTTGTATCCCAAGGACTATGAATTTAGCAAGGATGAATTGATGCTGTTATGGATGGCAGAGAATTTTTTACAACCAGTAGGAAAAAAGGCCATGGAAGAAGTTGGTGGTGaatattttgatgaattaattgCGAGATCATTTTTGCAACCTCATAGTACCGAGGAAAATAAATTTGTGATGCATGATCTTGTTCATGATTTAGCAATCACATGTGCTGGAGAATTCTATTTCAGAGCTGAAGAGCTTCGGAATGCAGTTGAGGTTGATATTAAAGCTCGTCATTTGTCACATAACGCCGAAGGCAATTATCCAATGTCAAATCTTTTGGGAGTTTGTGATAGACAAAAACATACAAGGACATTTCTTGAAATCAATTTGAACAAGTGGAGTCCATTTAACGTGGAAAATGCACCTTGTATCATATTGTCACAGTTGAAGTACCTGAGAGCTTTGTCGTTCAAAAGCTTTCCTCTTGAGTTAGTGCCTGATTCAATAGGTGAGTTGATTCATCTGCGTTACTTGGATCTCTCTTGGACGGACATCGTGGCTTTGCCAGAGTCATTGGGTAACCTATACAATTTGCAGACCTTGAAGTTGTATTTCTGTAGAAAGCTGAAACTGCTACCTGTTGGCATGAAAGACCTTGTAAATTTGCGCCATCTTGATATTAGAGAGACTAGGTTATGTGAGATGCCGAAAGGCATGAGCAAATTAAAAAGTTTGCAGTTTTTAAGTGATTATGTTGTTggaaagcatgaagaaaacaaaattaaagaattggGAGCACTTGTAGATCTACACCAATTTATTTCCATTGACGAGTTGGAGAATGTGGTGAACAGCAATGAAGCTTCGATGGCAAGAATGTTTGATAAGGATGGCATTGATTCTATGATGTTAAGTTGGTCGTGGAATAAAGACGAGAATAAAGTTGATTCTGAAATGGAAAGAGATATACTTGACAAGTTACGACCTCACGTTAATTTGAAAGAGTTAAAGATCAAGGGTTACAGCGGTACAAGATTTCCAGACTGGGTGGGACATTCTGTCTACCACAACATCACCAAAATAACACTGACTGGTTGCAACAGTTGCTTTATGCTTCCTTCACTTGGACAGTTCCCCTCTATGAAGCACCTTCAAATTTCAGATTTTGGAAGTCTGGCAAGTGTGGGTGCTGAGTTTTACTTTAACCAGAACGGTGAATCTTGTTTGAGGACACCACCATTCCCAATGCTTGAAAGTCTTTCGTTTTATTCAATGCGTTGCTGGAAGGAGTGGCGTTCATTGGAGTTCAATGGGTTTCCTCAACTTAGGCATCTCACCATAAGGGAGTGTCCGATGTTGAGAGGAGATTTGCCGAATCATCTACCATCTTTGCAATCACTTGAGATTAGGAATTGCAAGCAGCTGAGTTGTTGTGTTCCAAGATCTCCTGCAATGACGTCTTTAAGTATAGAAGGCGGGAATGAAGTGAGAATTGGGGAGCTACCTCCTTTACTACGTGAGCTATCAATTGAAGGAAACCATCACGTGGAGTCGGCGGTAGAGGCCAtaatgcacatgcaattgacttGCCTGACATCTTTATACATTGCAGACTGTTCCACCCACATATGGTTTCCAGTGAGTGCTATTCCCCCATCACTTCAAAAGTTGACAATATGGTATTGCAGAGAATTAGAATTCCAAATGGACGGGCAACATCACTCGCTGCAGAAACTATCAATAGAGAACAGCTGTGATTCAGTTACATCCTTCTCGTTGTTGAATTCCTTTCCGAATCTCGTGCGTGTTAGTATCATGAACTGTGAAAATATGGAGTCTATTGTGGTTTCACGCTCTCTTCCATGTCTCCGTTCTTTACGTATCTGCGATTGTGAGAGTTTGAAATCTGTGTCAACGCTATGGATGGCAGCACCTCAGCTACAGCATGTTGAAATACTGGCTTGCCCAGAGGTTGATTTGTCTCCTACAGGGGATGAAGATCCACACTGTAGCCTGAGATCTCTTGAAATCAGCTACAGCGAGAAACTGGTGAGCTCTGCAGCATTCATGAATTCGCAATTTCATGGGCTTACTCATCTTACCATTCATGGTGAATACGGCGACAGTGTGAAGTCCCTCCCAAAGGAAGGTTGGTTGCCTTCCTCCCTTGAGTCTCTCACACTGGAAGGCATTGAAAGTGTGGAGACGTTGGAATGCAAGGGACTTGCCCACCTCACCTCCCTCCAGAAACTAAGTATTTGGTATTGTGACAAGTTGGAGAATATGGTGGGAGAAAAGCTGCCTGCCTCTCTAATACAACTCAACATCTGGGGAAGCCCTTTGCTGGGCAAACGATGTCAGATGAAGGATCCACAACTTTGGCCCAAAATCTCCCACATCCCGGCCATTCAAGTTGATGACACTTGGATTTG A
- the LOC140180822 gene encoding putative disease resistance protein At3g14460, whose amino-acid sequence MLFGAPTPFPMLETLSFTSMRCWKEWRALEYNAFPRLRELTIRKCPVLRGDLPNHLPSLHSLTIKDCRNLSCCVPEAPAMTSLSIEGGNKVKIGELPPLLCHLSISGKHLWDPVVEAIMKTQLTCLTYLHISDCSSHIWFPVSAIPPSLQELRIWNCRKLEFQVEGQHNSLQKLWIDNSCDSVTSFSLDAFPNVKDVEIRECEKMESIVVSRSLSCLRILTIQSCRSMKSISTLWMAAPQLEQLQILCCPEMDLSATGDPHRSSLRFLNISYSEKLVSSAAFMNSQFQGLTHLSIGRECESVKCLPKEGWLPASLESLFLMGIVSVETLECKGLAHLTSLQELCIYHCPKLKNIEGEKLPASLIRLYITATPLQQPLYWLIHGPNKISSAAMVLLLMLNNVLDKI is encoded by the exons ATGCTGTTTGGAGCACCGACACCATTTCCAATGCTTGAAACTCTTTCGTTTACGTCAATGCGTTGCTGGAAGGAATGGCGTGCGCTGGAGTACAATGCATTTCCTCGACTTAGGGAGCTTACCATAAGGAAGTGTCCCGTGTTGAGAGGAGATTTGCCGAATCATCTACCATCTTTGCATTCACTTACTATTAAGGATTGCAGGAATCTCAGTTGCTGTGTTCCAGAAGCTCCTGCGATGACTTCTTTGAGCATAGAAGGCGGCAATAAAGTGAAAATTGGGGAGCTACCTCCCTTACTGTGTCATCTATCAATTTCAGGAAAGCATCTATGGGATCCCGTGGTGGAGGCTATTATGAAGACGCAACTGACTTGCCTCACATATTTACACATCTCAGATTGTTCCTCCCACATATGGTTTCCTGTGAGTGCTATTCCTCCATCACTACAAGAGTTGAGGATatggaattgcagaaaattagaaTTCCAAGTGGAAGGCCAACACAACTCACTGCAGAAACTATGGATAGATAACAGCTGTGATTCAGTTACATCCTTCTCATTGGATGCCTTTCCAAATGTCAAGGATGTTGAAATCAGGGAGTGTGAAAAGATGGAGTCTATTGTGGTGTCTCGTTCTCTTTCATGTCTCCGTATTTTGACTATCCAGAGCTGTAGGAGTATGAAATCCATATCAACGCTATGGATGGCAGCACCTCAGCTAGAACAACTTCAAATACTGTGTTGCCCAGAGATGGATTTGTCTGCTACAGGGGATCCACACCGTAGTAGCCTGAGATTTCTTAACATCAGCTACAGCGAGAAACTAGTGAGTAGTGCAGCATTCATGAATTCCCAATTTCAAGGACTTACTCATCTTTCTATTGGACGTGAATGTGAGAGTGTGAAGTGTCTCCCAAAGGAAGGTTGGCTGCCTGCCTCCCTTGAGTCTCTCTTTCTGATGGGGATTGTAAGTGTGGAGACGTTGGAATGCAAGGGACTTGCCCACCTCACCTCCCTCCAAGAATTATGTATTTATCATTGTCCCAAGTTGAAGAACATTGAGGGAGAAAAGCTGCCTGCCTCTCTAATCAGACTCTACATCACAGCAACCCCTTTACAGCAACCCCTTTACTGG CTTATCCATGGACCCAACAAGATATCTTCTGCAGCTATGGTTTTGCTTTTGATGCTTAATAATGTTCTTGACAAGATTTAA